A region of Salinibacter sp. 10B DNA encodes the following proteins:
- a CDS encoding TerC family protein — protein MDWIASPEAWIALGALTLLEIVLGIDNIVFISILSNKLPADQQPLARRVGLGMALGGRILLLLSINWIMTLTAPLFSVLTHAVSGRDLILLVGGLFLIGKATTEIHDKLEGEDGDAGTAASVTFAGVITQIFLLDVVFSLDSVITAVGMAEDVEVMIIAVTIAIGIMMISAGGIADFIEAHPTLKMLALSFLLLIGVTLVAEGLDQHIPKGYIYSAMAFSLIVEMLNLRVGRDEEEEETEPVHLHHPRLQRAVKRAMKED, from the coding sequence ATGGACTGGATTGCGAGCCCGGAAGCCTGGATTGCTCTTGGTGCCCTTACGCTGCTGGAGATCGTGCTGGGCATCGACAATATCGTCTTCATCTCCATTCTGTCGAACAAGCTGCCGGCGGACCAGCAGCCCCTGGCACGGCGGGTAGGGCTTGGGATGGCTCTCGGTGGGCGGATTCTCCTGCTGCTGTCCATCAATTGGATCATGACGCTCACGGCCCCGCTGTTCAGTGTGCTTACCCATGCGGTGAGTGGGCGCGATCTCATCCTGCTGGTTGGAGGACTTTTTCTCATCGGAAAGGCCACGACGGAAATCCACGACAAGTTGGAAGGGGAAGATGGGGACGCCGGGACGGCGGCGTCAGTTACCTTTGCTGGGGTGATCACACAGATTTTTCTGCTGGATGTGGTCTTCTCGCTCGATTCCGTCATCACGGCCGTTGGCATGGCTGAGGACGTGGAGGTGATGATTATCGCCGTCACGATCGCCATCGGTATTATGATGATCTCGGCGGGGGGCATTGCCGACTTTATCGAGGCACACCCGACGCTCAAAATGCTGGCGCTGAGCTTTCTGCTGTTAATCGGCGTCACGCTGGTGGCCGAGGGCCTTGATCAGCATATTCCGAAGGGATACATCTACTCAGCCATGGCCTTTTCGCTCATCGTGGAGATGCTCAATCTTCGAGTCGGACGGGACGAGGAGGAAGAGGAAACAGAGCCGGTGCATCTTCACCACCCACGCCTTCAGCGAGCCGTGAAACGGGCGATGAAGGAGGACTGA
- a CDS encoding PAS domain-containing protein yields MASDNLYSFLQGSELTPRPKSDVPIPDTEEPTTSLHFDAEGVGEQLRHASEKELNDAPFGIIRLDDNGIVEFYNHCESELSGVPPSEAVGQNFFTELAPCSNNHLFLGRFKDGIQAGELNERFTYTFTYKMRPTLVDVRLYRDEAGQNWVLIHKR; encoded by the coding sequence ATGGCCTCCGACAACCTCTACTCCTTTCTCCAAGGCAGCGAGCTCACCCCTCGCCCAAAGTCCGACGTCCCAATTCCCGACACGGAGGAACCTACAACGTCCCTTCACTTCGACGCCGAAGGGGTTGGCGAACAACTCCGTCATGCCAGCGAAAAGGAGCTTAACGACGCACCGTTTGGAATCATTCGGCTGGACGACAACGGAATTGTCGAATTCTACAACCATTGCGAATCGGAGCTCAGTGGGGTCCCGCCCTCGGAAGCCGTTGGGCAAAACTTCTTCACCGAACTGGCCCCCTGTAGCAACAACCATCTCTTCCTCGGACGCTTCAAAGACGGCATACAGGCTGGGGAGCTCAACGAGCGATTCACGTACACCTTCACCTACAAGATGCGTCCGACGCTCGTTGACGTCCGCCTGTATCGAGACGAGGCAGGTCAGAACTGGGTGCTGATCCACAAGCGGTAG
- a CDS encoding response regulator transcription factor has translation MKLILLVEDDEKLASTLEKGLTKNEPYRVHHVPSAEEALLKAESHRYDAMIVDWLLPEMNGPELIEELREEGYTTPILMLTVRDSVDDRVKGLESGADDYLSKPFDMKEVKARVRALLRRPAEWTALDEITAGPLTVNSARQEAHVNGHELDLRKKEFDLLRLLADQEPNVVSRSTIAERVWGSDYVSDNSIDVTVSGLRKKIEGAMDETDDMRLETVRGVGYRLKVDEEST, from the coding sequence ATGAAGTTGATTTTACTAGTCGAGGACGATGAAAAACTAGCGTCCACCCTGGAAAAGGGGCTGACGAAAAATGAGCCCTACCGGGTACACCACGTTCCCAGTGCCGAGGAGGCATTGCTGAAGGCGGAGTCTCATCGCTACGATGCAATGATTGTGGACTGGCTGCTCCCGGAGATGAACGGACCGGAGCTCATCGAAGAGCTCCGTGAGGAGGGATACACAACCCCGATTTTGATGCTCACCGTTCGGGACAGTGTGGATGACCGGGTCAAGGGATTGGAGAGCGGAGCGGACGATTACCTGTCCAAACCGTTCGACATGAAGGAGGTAAAGGCTCGCGTCCGCGCTCTTCTGCGGCGTCCGGCGGAATGGACGGCGCTCGATGAGATTACTGCCGGGCCCTTAACCGTTAACTCGGCACGGCAAGAAGCGCACGTTAATGGGCATGAGCTCGACCTTCGCAAGAAGGAGTTTGATCTCTTGCGCCTCCTGGCCGACCAAGAGCCGAACGTTGTCTCCCGATCAACGATTGCGGAACGAGTCTGGGGTTCGGACTACGTTTCGGATAACTCGATCGACGTGACGGTGTCCGGCCTGCGGAAGAAGATCGAGGGCGCGATGGATGAAACTGATGACATGCGCCTCGAAACGGTTCGAGGCGTTGGATACCGTCTCAAAGTGGATGAGGAGTCAACATAG
- a CDS encoding metallophosphoesterase family protein — protein MNASFVRIAILSDIHSNLEALRRALDGIETAGVDAIYCLGDVVGYNADPAACLELVRTRCAGVVCGNHDAAVAREEAVEALPSDGQEAARHNRRCLSEDQLAYLADLPDTISEENCTFVHATPDVPRAWKRLTTYPAAQSQFEHFDTEICFIGHTHVPAVMADRLGVLQVRRGHRYLVNVGSVGQPRDQNPKLSFGLFDTESFEYHNVRMTYDVDGAAQKIRDADALPDRLAARLYDGL, from the coding sequence GTGAACGCTTCTTTCGTGAGAATCGCCATTCTTTCCGACATTCACTCCAACCTCGAAGCCTTACGGCGCGCCCTCGATGGCATCGAAACAGCTGGGGTCGATGCGATCTACTGTCTGGGAGACGTGGTCGGGTACAATGCCGATCCGGCTGCCTGTCTGGAATTGGTCCGGACCCGATGTGCAGGGGTCGTCTGTGGCAATCATGACGCAGCCGTGGCCCGCGAGGAGGCTGTAGAGGCCCTTCCGTCGGACGGACAAGAAGCTGCCCGCCACAATCGGCGATGCCTCTCAGAAGACCAACTCGCGTACCTCGCCGACCTTCCGGATACGATCTCGGAGGAAAACTGCACATTCGTCCATGCCACCCCGGACGTCCCCCGGGCCTGGAAGCGACTCACGACGTACCCAGCCGCCCAGAGTCAGTTCGAACACTTTGATACTGAGATCTGCTTTATCGGCCACACGCACGTGCCTGCGGTCATGGCTGATCGGCTCGGGGTACTTCAGGTACGACGAGGCCACCGGTACCTCGTAAACGTGGGAAGCGTAGGCCAACCCCGCGACCAAAACCCGAAGCTTAGCTTTGGGCTCTTCGACACGGAGTCCTTCGAATACCACAACGTCCGTATGACGTACGACGTCGACGGCGCGGCGCAAAAGATTCGGGATGCCGACGCGCTCCCCGATCGCCTAGCCGCGCGCCTGTACGATGGTCTCTAG
- a CDS encoding EcsC family protein has product MRLTDEEKAVRREIEDWQHADASIAAQAMDWAMRPVDWAVDRTVDPDTMDRVVDRIHQFLSTLSDASEWTFEDEDILAAAEERGLPAQTVSDLRSQPIAELDPLARSRFRQNTILAALEGGGTGLIGTAFIAADIPLLFTINLRLIQQIGACYGFPLRGPTFQPLVLSIFNAAASGGREARNEALREVSVAAAAFANDLDYKGRVSGTFRDQNRHVPREIAKALVERKLGQTIPLAGAAVGAGVNYWFTNETAKSAFMCARALYLEWKERR; this is encoded by the coding sequence ATGCGACTGACCGACGAGGAGAAGGCCGTTCGCCGCGAAATCGAGGACTGGCAACACGCCGACGCATCCATCGCCGCCCAGGCCATGGACTGGGCCATGCGGCCGGTCGATTGGGCCGTGGACCGCACGGTGGATCCCGACACGATGGATCGCGTCGTGGATCGCATCCACCAGTTTTTGTCGACCCTGTCGGACGCATCGGAATGGACGTTCGAGGACGAGGACATTCTCGCAGCCGCCGAGGAGCGGGGCCTTCCGGCCCAGACGGTGAGCGATCTCCGCAGCCAGCCCATTGCGGAACTCGACCCGTTGGCACGCAGTCGCTTTCGGCAAAACACGATTCTTGCGGCGCTGGAAGGGGGCGGCACGGGCCTCATTGGGACGGCTTTCATCGCGGCCGATATCCCCCTGCTTTTCACCATCAACCTTCGCCTCATTCAGCAAATTGGGGCCTGCTACGGCTTTCCGCTGCGGGGGCCCACGTTTCAGCCGCTCGTGCTCTCCATCTTCAATGCGGCCGCGTCCGGGGGGCGAGAGGCCCGAAATGAAGCGCTGCGGGAGGTGAGTGTGGCGGCCGCGGCATTTGCGAATGATCTCGACTATAAAGGACGCGTGTCCGGGACCTTTCGCGACCAGAACCGTCACGTTCCGCGCGAGATTGCGAAAGCCCTTGTGGAGCGCAAGCTGGGGCAGACCATTCCTCTTGCGGGAGCCGCGGTGGGTGCGGGCGTCAACTATTGGTTTACGAACGAAACGGCCAAGTCGGCCTTCATGTGCGCCCGGGCGCTCTACCTGGAATGGAAAGAGCGACGGTAG
- a CDS encoding sodium:solute symporter: MLTTVDTVVIVVYLIGVAGFGIWSGGAESTEDYFLGGRDLPWWAVCFSVVATETSTLTVVGVPAVAYGGTLTFLQITLGYLVGRTIVALYFLPRYYAGKLETAYAFLGDRYGDTMQAAASITFLATRLLADGVRLFATAIPLKVIADTAGMEVGYFEIIFVIGVVTALYTLVGGIKAVVWMDVVQMLLYVGGALAAIGFLLGDVSPGWWSTVVEAGKTNLIDLGFDHSVGRWFTMPYTLGTSVIAGAVFSMASHGTDQLIVQRLLACRDEGDSQKAIVGSAVIVMVQFALFLAVGLLLWAHYDGATIEALGLQRSDEVFPKYIIEGLPVGLSGLILAGIIAAAMSSLSSSLNALASSSVNDLYERIMGRPLAEERGVFVSRALTLFWGVVFIGFASLFQDSNNPVVELGLSIASFTYGGLLGAFLLGLWHEQTQQVDALVAFVVSIGAMVLIIFGVWHSPSEGWMFVLSPSEASVQELDLRTIGWPWYTAIGTVINLVVGSLLALRHRALVEA, translated from the coding sequence ATGCTCACCACGGTCGACACTGTCGTCATCGTTGTCTATCTGATCGGGGTGGCGGGGTTCGGGATCTGGTCGGGGGGCGCAGAGTCGACGGAGGACTACTTTCTTGGAGGGCGAGATCTGCCGTGGTGGGCGGTCTGCTTTTCGGTGGTGGCTACCGAGACCAGCACGCTCACGGTGGTTGGGGTACCGGCCGTGGCCTACGGCGGTACGCTCACGTTCTTGCAGATTACCCTGGGCTACCTCGTAGGACGAACGATTGTTGCCCTCTACTTTTTGCCGCGCTACTATGCCGGCAAGTTGGAAACAGCCTACGCGTTTTTAGGCGACCGGTATGGCGACACAATGCAGGCAGCGGCCTCCATCACATTTCTGGCGACCCGCCTGCTGGCCGATGGGGTTCGGCTCTTCGCTACGGCCATCCCGCTCAAGGTCATTGCCGATACGGCGGGAATGGAGGTCGGCTACTTTGAGATCATTTTCGTGATTGGCGTTGTGACGGCGCTCTACACACTCGTGGGGGGCATCAAAGCGGTTGTGTGGATGGACGTGGTGCAAATGCTGCTCTACGTGGGCGGTGCGCTGGCGGCTATTGGCTTTCTGCTGGGCGATGTGTCTCCGGGATGGTGGTCGACGGTTGTGGAGGCCGGGAAGACGAACCTGATTGATCTTGGCTTCGACCACTCGGTTGGGCGCTGGTTCACGATGCCTTACACGCTCGGCACGTCGGTCATTGCCGGGGCCGTCTTTTCCATGGCGTCTCACGGCACCGATCAGCTTATCGTACAGCGTCTGCTGGCCTGCCGCGACGAGGGGGACAGCCAGAAGGCAATCGTCGGAAGTGCTGTGATCGTGATGGTTCAGTTTGCGTTGTTTCTCGCGGTGGGCCTGCTGCTCTGGGCGCACTACGATGGGGCCACGATCGAAGCACTTGGCCTCCAGCGAAGCGATGAGGTGTTCCCGAAGTACATCATTGAAGGGCTGCCCGTCGGGCTCTCCGGTCTCATTCTGGCCGGTATCATAGCGGCGGCGATGAGCTCCCTTTCCTCTTCCCTCAACGCACTGGCGTCCTCGTCCGTGAATGATCTCTACGAGCGCATCATGGGACGGCCGCTGGCGGAAGAACGCGGAGTCTTCGTCTCCCGGGCCCTCACGCTCTTTTGGGGAGTTGTCTTCATTGGCTTTGCGAGTCTCTTCCAGGACAGCAACAATCCGGTCGTGGAGCTCGGCCTCTCGATTGCGTCGTTTACCTATGGCGGGCTTCTCGGGGCCTTCCTGTTGGGCCTTTGGCATGAGCAGACCCAGCAGGTTGACGCGCTTGTCGCGTTCGTCGTCTCCATCGGGGCGATGGTACTCATTATCTTTGGGGTGTGGCACAGCCCATCCGAGGGGTGGATGTTCGTGCTGAGTCCGTCGGAGGCCTCCGTTCAAGAGCTGGATCTGCGGACGATTGGGTGGCCGTGGTATACCGCCATAGGCACCGTCATTAACCTGGTAGTGGGCAGCCTGTTGGCGCTGCGGCACCGGGCGCTGGTGGAGGCCTGA
- a CDS encoding DUF1080 domain-containing protein — MHDSTRTRPPVVEPGPAPADPLSAPSDATVLFDGDDLSKWEHPDGSAASWTVENGYMEVKPGSGPIRTKEAFGDVQLHVEWMVPTTVEGEGQSRGNSGVFLMGTYEVQVLDSHENQTYADGQAAAIYGQYPPLVNAMRPQGEWQTYDIVFHRPHFDEGGTVVTPARFTVYHNGILVQDNVELTGPTAWKERPPYEAHAPALPLRLQDHDNAVRFRNIWVRELE, encoded by the coding sequence GTGCACGACTCCACGCGCACGCGTCCTCCCGTCGTGGAGCCCGGTCCGGCGCCTGCCGATCCGCTGTCTGCTCCGTCCGACGCTACGGTGCTCTTTGATGGAGACGACCTCAGCAAGTGGGAGCATCCGGACGGCTCGGCAGCGTCCTGGACCGTCGAGAACGGCTACATGGAGGTGAAGCCCGGCAGCGGACCGATCCGTACCAAGGAGGCCTTCGGCGACGTGCAACTCCACGTGGAGTGGATGGTGCCGACGACAGTGGAGGGGGAGGGCCAGAGCCGGGGCAACAGCGGCGTGTTTTTGATGGGCACCTACGAGGTGCAGGTGCTCGACTCTCATGAGAACCAGACGTACGCCGACGGGCAGGCGGCTGCCATCTACGGGCAGTATCCTCCTCTGGTAAATGCCATGCGACCGCAGGGCGAATGGCAGACCTACGACATTGTATTTCATCGACCGCATTTCGACGAGGGAGGAACCGTCGTCACCCCCGCTCGCTTCACGGTCTACCACAATGGAATTCTCGTGCAGGACAACGTGGAGTTGACCGGCCCGACGGCGTGGAAGGAGCGGCCGCCCTACGAGGCACACGCGCCGGCGCTGCCCCTTCGCCTTCAGGATCACGACAATGCGGTGCGCTTCCGCAACATCTGGGTGCGCGAGCTTGAGTAG
- a CDS encoding BadF/BadG/BcrA/BcrD ATPase family protein has protein sequence MAATHLVVGLDSGGSKTLLRGEIDGRASSIECRGEGANPNRVGMDRAAEILVELIHDAIQDAPPIDRLSVCAGVSGAGRSGEQEVLADAVRQAFAGPETTVHVEVVHDALIALDAAYDLGSGLILIAGTGSVVLARGQEETLLRAGGWGHILGDPGSGYAIGQAGLRAVAEDYDGGDTTDLRSRLREHCGVTDRECLIHRVYQEDFKVQSVAPLVVEAAANDDAVASDILVTQASNLAEQVGWVLDGVEGLEPRITMLGGMVQNSHYADILQRILGEHFPACSVAFLEKEPVVGALRRAYRLSSAA, from the coding sequence GTGGCTGCAACACATCTGGTCGTTGGGCTCGATTCCGGAGGGTCGAAGACGCTTCTTAGAGGCGAAATCGACGGACGCGCGTCGTCTATTGAGTGCCGCGGAGAGGGGGCGAATCCCAACCGGGTTGGCATGGACCGGGCCGCCGAGATTCTCGTCGAACTCATTCACGATGCAATTCAAGACGCTCCTCCGATCGACCGTTTGTCGGTGTGTGCAGGCGTGTCTGGGGCGGGGCGGTCCGGCGAGCAGGAGGTTCTCGCCGATGCTGTGCGTCAGGCGTTCGCCGGACCGGAGACGACGGTTCACGTCGAGGTGGTTCACGACGCCCTTATCGCGCTTGATGCGGCCTACGATCTTGGAAGTGGCCTCATTTTGATTGCGGGAACCGGGTCGGTGGTACTGGCGCGGGGCCAGGAGGAAACCCTCTTGCGAGCGGGGGGATGGGGACACATTCTGGGCGATCCGGGAAGTGGATACGCCATCGGACAGGCCGGTTTGCGGGCGGTCGCGGAAGATTATGATGGGGGGGACACCACGGATCTTCGTTCTCGTCTACGCGAACACTGCGGGGTGACCGACCGAGAATGCCTCATTCACCGGGTGTATCAGGAGGATTTCAAGGTGCAGTCGGTTGCGCCACTGGTGGTAGAAGCGGCGGCGAACGACGATGCGGTTGCGTCGGACATTCTCGTCACCCAGGCATCCAATCTCGCCGAACAGGTGGGCTGGGTGTTGGACGGAGTGGAGGGATTGGAGCCGCGCATCACGATGCTCGGGGGAATGGTTCAGAACAGCCACTACGCTGACATTCTACAGCGAATCCTTGGGGAGCATTTCCCGGCGTGTTCGGTGGCATTTCTGGAAAAGGAACCCGTGGTTGGGGCGCTTCGACGGGCGTATCGCCTTTCTTCTGCAGCATAA
- the nagB gene encoding glucosamine-6-phosphate deaminase, which translates to MLVEVVDNYESLSARAAEVVIQQIRKKPDSTIGFATGGTPKGLYDRLIQAHQERGLDFSKLTTFNLDEYVGLPPEHEQSYAHYMWSNLFDHVNVTESRVHIPHGMADDIDEHCQWYERRIQEAGGIDLQILGIGANGHIAFNEPGSSLGSRTRIKTLTSKTVEDNARYFEDPDMVPEYAITMGVGTIMEAEEVLLLASGERKSRAIKKTLEGPLTAMVPASMVQMHRFAHVVLDEEAASRLDYRHHHGIAEPKDDA; encoded by the coding sequence ATGCTGGTAGAAGTTGTCGACAATTACGAATCGCTCAGCGCCCGGGCCGCCGAGGTTGTCATTCAGCAGATCCGAAAAAAGCCAGACAGCACCATCGGGTTCGCAACTGGCGGCACGCCGAAAGGCCTGTACGACCGGCTCATCCAAGCACACCAGGAGCGGGGCCTGGACTTCTCAAAGCTGACGACCTTCAACCTGGACGAATACGTAGGGCTTCCGCCCGAGCACGAACAGAGCTACGCCCACTACATGTGGTCCAACCTCTTCGACCACGTGAACGTGACCGAGAGCCGGGTGCACATTCCTCACGGCATGGCCGACGACATTGACGAGCACTGCCAGTGGTACGAACGACGCATTCAGGAGGCCGGCGGCATTGACCTGCAAATCCTGGGCATCGGGGCCAACGGCCACATTGCGTTCAATGAGCCGGGATCATCGCTCGGCTCGCGCACCCGCATCAAAACGTTGACCTCGAAGACCGTTGAAGACAATGCGCGGTATTTCGAGGATCCCGACATGGTGCCAGAGTACGCCATCACGATGGGCGTCGGGACAATCATGGAGGCCGAGGAGGTTCTGCTGCTAGCAAGCGGAGAGCGGAAGTCTCGTGCCATCAAAAAGACACTGGAAGGCCCCCTTACGGCCATGGTCCCGGCCTCGATGGTGCAGATGCACCGCTTTGCCCATGTCGTGCTCGACGAGGAGGCCGCCTCGCGACTCGACTACCGGCATCACCACGGCATCGCCGAACCCAAAGACGACGCATAG
- a CDS encoding SusC/RagA family TonB-linked outer membrane protein — MIRRYAFYSQSLLVGLFVAGLLLLGVSTAHAQEFTVEGTVLDAETGTTLPGVNVVQVGTQRGTSTGPDGTFELDVLSEDATLRFSFVGYQTQTVDLNGRSELTVELQTQAQELDGVVVTALGIERQQRSVGYATSQIEAQDIVDAAESNPANLLQGNVPGLVVSPNAGGPNSSTNIKIRGTSAIGADNDPLFIVDGVPIDNSVFGSAGRFGGRDGGSALSVINPDNIQNISVLKGAGAAALYGSRARDGVVLVETKSGRTASPSGYNVSYTSTLTARNVIGGFTDYQQQYGQGQRGNAPTTEAEAEEAGLSSWGARYSQVDQAIQFDGETRPYTNTLDRTGFYETGLSQKHSLALSSGFDNASFRLSGSYLNDQSVVPNTGYQQGNISFSGQASFGNLEADAKATYVSELYENRVYLNDAPRNPNYLTFLLPSNIPLSALKPGYVTNSAGNTVEKQVTSSVFQTNPYWAANRMSADDDKDRLLSTVQLNYEFSDWISLQAQTGLDFYTLQRETVDAYGTAFAPGGNLTISEQQVWESNTKVLLSGTPQLTDDVSLRLDLGGNLRHRVSEGITVNGGGMITPYFRHISNLSSRTSSNDISKQQIRSFFGSAAFDYNEFAFLTVTGRSDWSSTLPTENIPFFYPSVSGSFVFTEPFELPEWFNYGKLRAAWGQIGGDTSPYQLNPTYSFLESHQGQPLGLISQNSVPNSDLKPTTTTETEVGLETQFFDDRFGIDLTFYRRNTVDQILTATVSGTSGYRSRVINSGEIQNSGVELLLSGYPIVGDNFSWEAGLNFGANRNEVKSLSEGLDIRLDAANRVGTANIAQIVGEAANVMYGHTYVRDDQGRIVHDENGVPLQGPTEVLGSGAPDWTAGFSNTVSYEDFTLNFLVDAKWGGQIFSGTNANAFANGLHKETLEGRAACEEAAGSGQYPDDCFNGGGVIGSVNADGEVVVDRENDVGARPSEYYGAIAGNIAEEFVYDANFVKLRQVRLSYGLPSSLIDQTPLSGAQLSLVGRNLFYIYDSVPNVSPESSYNSSSAPGFEQAGVPETRSIGFTVNVQF, encoded by the coding sequence ATGATACGCCGATACGCGTTCTATTCTCAATCATTACTGGTCGGCCTCTTTGTCGCCGGCCTTCTCCTTTTGGGAGTTTCAACGGCGCACGCCCAGGAGTTCACGGTTGAAGGAACCGTACTGGACGCTGAGACCGGTACCACCCTGCCGGGCGTGAACGTCGTGCAAGTCGGAACTCAGCGGGGAACCTCCACCGGTCCCGACGGCACTTTCGAACTCGACGTTTTGAGCGAGGACGCTACCCTCCGCTTCTCCTTCGTCGGGTATCAAACCCAAACTGTCGACCTCAACGGTCGCTCGGAACTGACGGTGGAGCTGCAGACGCAGGCGCAGGAGCTGGACGGCGTTGTCGTTACCGCGCTGGGAATTGAGCGACAGCAGCGCTCTGTTGGGTATGCCACCAGCCAGATTGAAGCCCAGGACATCGTGGACGCCGCGGAGTCCAATCCGGCCAATCTTCTGCAGGGCAATGTCCCCGGACTCGTCGTAAGTCCAAACGCAGGAGGCCCGAACTCCTCGACAAACATTAAGATTCGCGGGACCTCTGCGATTGGAGCCGATAACGATCCACTCTTCATTGTGGACGGTGTGCCCATCGACAACTCCGTGTTCGGCTCCGCCGGACGATTTGGAGGGCGAGACGGCGGAAGTGCGCTCTCAGTCATCAATCCGGACAACATTCAAAATATTTCGGTTCTGAAAGGCGCCGGTGCCGCAGCACTGTACGGCAGTCGTGCTCGCGACGGCGTGGTGCTCGTAGAAACGAAGTCCGGACGGACGGCCTCTCCGAGCGGATACAACGTCAGCTACACGTCGACGCTTACGGCCCGCAATGTGATCGGTGGCTTTACCGACTACCAGCAGCAGTACGGCCAGGGCCAGCGCGGCAACGCGCCGACGACAGAGGCAGAAGCCGAAGAGGCCGGTCTGTCGAGCTGGGGCGCACGGTACAGCCAGGTCGACCAGGCCATTCAATTTGACGGAGAAACGCGTCCCTACACGAACACCCTGGACCGAACGGGCTTCTACGAGACGGGTCTTTCCCAGAAGCACTCCCTTGCGCTGAGTTCGGGATTCGACAACGCGTCCTTCCGCCTTTCTGGATCGTACCTGAACGATCAGAGCGTTGTCCCGAACACAGGCTACCAGCAGGGCAACATCTCGTTTAGCGGCCAGGCATCGTTCGGCAACCTGGAGGCCGACGCGAAAGCAACCTACGTGTCGGAGCTGTACGAGAATCGGGTCTACCTGAACGACGCGCCACGGAACCCCAACTACCTCACCTTCCTGCTTCCCAGCAACATTCCGCTGAGCGCGCTGAAGCCGGGATACGTCACGAACAGCGCCGGAAACACCGTAGAGAAGCAGGTGACCAGTTCGGTGTTCCAGACAAACCCGTACTGGGCGGCCAATCGGATGAGCGCGGACGACGATAAGGACCGCCTTCTGAGTACCGTGCAGCTCAACTATGAGTTTAGTGACTGGATCAGCCTGCAGGCGCAGACCGGCCTGGACTTCTACACCCTGCAGCGAGAGACTGTGGACGCCTACGGGACGGCGTTTGCCCCAGGCGGAAATCTCACGATCTCTGAGCAGCAGGTCTGGGAGAGCAACACGAAAGTTCTGCTGTCCGGTACGCCGCAGCTGACGGACGACGTGTCCCTACGCCTCGACCTTGGCGGAAACCTGCGCCACCGGGTCTCGGAGGGAATTACCGTGAACGGCGGCGGCATGATTACGCCCTACTTCCGTCACATCTCAAACCTCTCGAGCCGAACGTCGTCCAACGACATCAGCAAGCAGCAGATTCGCTCGTTCTTCGGCTCGGCAGCCTTCGACTACAACGAGTTTGCGTTCCTGACCGTCACGGGCCGCAGCGACTGGTCCTCGACGCTTCCGACGGAAAACATTCCGTTCTTCTATCCCTCCGTGAGCGGAAGCTTCGTCTTCACCGAGCCGTTTGAGCTGCCGGAGTGGTTCAACTACGGTAAGCTCCGGGCTGCCTGGGGCCAGATCGGAGGCGACACGAGCCCGTATCAGCTGAACCCGACGTACTCCTTCCTGGAGTCGCATCAAGGACAGCCGCTCGGGCTGATTTCTCAGAATAGCGTTCCGAACTCGGACCTGAAGCCAACGACGACCACGGAAACGGAGGTTGGTCTTGAGACGCAGTTCTTCGATGATCGCTTCGGCATCGACCTTACCTTCTACCGCCGAAACACGGTCGACCAGATCCTGACGGCGACGGTATCGGGGACTTCGGGATACCGCAGCCGCGTCATCAACAGCGGAGAGATTCAAAACTCCGGTGTTGAACTGCTACTGAGCGGCTATCCGATCGTCGGCGACAACTTCAGCTGGGAAGCCGGCCTGAACTTCGGTGCCAACCGGAACGAGGTGAAGTCGCTGTCGGAAGGCCTAGACATCCGTCTCGATGCCGCCAATCGCGTCGGAACGGCGAATATTGCTCAGATCGTCGGCGAGGCGGCCAACGTGATGTACGGACACACCTACGTCCGTGACGATCAGGGCCGCATCGTCCACGATGAAAACGGCGTGCCTCTTCAGGGCCCGACGGAAGTGCTGGGATCAGGCGCTCCGGACTGGACCGCCGGCTTCTCCAACACGGTCTCCTACGAAGACTTCACGCTCAACTTCCTGGTCGACGCGAAGTGGGGCGGACAGATCTTCTCGGGCACCAACGCCAACGCCTTCGCCAATGGCCTCCACAAGGAAACGCTCGAAGGTCGAGCGGCCTGCGAGGAGGCAGCTGGCTCGGGTCAGTATCCGGACGACTGCTTTAACGGCGGCGGTGTCATCGGAAGTGTGAATGCCGATGGCGAAGTGGTTGTCGACCGTGAGAATGACGTGGGTGCACGGCCGTCCGAGTACTACGGCGCCATTGCCGGCAACATCGCCGAGGAGTTCGTCTACGACGCGAACTTCGTGAAGCTGCGTCAGGTGCGGCTCAGCTACGGCCTCCCGTCGAGCCTCATCGACCAGACCCCCCTCAGCGGCGCCCAGCTCTCCCTGGTGGGTCGAAATCTCTTCTACATCTACGACTCGGTTCCGAACGTGAGTCCGGAATCGAGCTACAACAGCAGCAGTGCCCCGGGCTTCGAGCAGGCCGGCGTGCCGGAAACCCGAAGCATTGGCTTCACGGTGAACGTGCAGTTCTAA